One segment of Geoalkalibacter ferrihydriticus DSM 17813 DNA contains the following:
- the gatB gene encoding Asp-tRNA(Asn)/Glu-tRNA(Gln) amidotransferase subunit GatB has product MSSKYETVIGLEVHVQLTTATKIFCGCSTRFGEAPNSQTCPVCLGLPGALPVLNRKAVDFAVLAGLATSCRIAPRSIFARKNYFYPDLPKGYQISQYELPICEHGHLDIETAEGGRKTIGITRIHMEEDAGKSMHGETPETSGSSLVDLNRACTPLLEIVSEPDMRSSDEAIAYLKKLHQIVVYLGVCDGSMEQGSFRCDANVSVRPRGQERFGTRAEIKNINSFRFIKQAIEYEVERQIELIEEGGQVVQETRLFDPGTGVTRSMRGKEEAHDYRYFPDPDLVPLVVDEEWIGRMRAQMPELPEARRARFVRDYGIPEYDAEVLTAERALADYYDACVKLHGAAKVCANWVMGEVIRGLNEQGIAIEACPVTPAMLAAMLKRIDDNTISGKIAKTVFDEMWKSGRDADAIIAEKGLKQVTDTGAIEAIIDQILAANPGQVEEYRGGKEKVFGFFVGQVMKASKGKANPAAVNDLLKKKLTS; this is encoded by the coding sequence ATGTCTTCCAAATACGAAACGGTCATCGGGCTGGAGGTTCATGTCCAGCTTACCACTGCTACCAAGATTTTCTGCGGCTGCTCCACGCGCTTCGGGGAGGCGCCCAACAGCCAGACCTGTCCGGTCTGTCTGGGCTTGCCCGGGGCCCTGCCGGTTTTGAATCGAAAAGCCGTTGATTTTGCCGTCCTCGCCGGACTGGCCACCAGCTGTCGCATTGCGCCGCGTTCCATTTTCGCCCGCAAGAATTACTTTTATCCCGATCTGCCCAAGGGGTATCAAATCAGCCAGTACGAATTGCCTATCTGCGAGCATGGCCACCTCGACATCGAGACCGCCGAGGGCGGCAGAAAAACCATCGGCATCACCCGCATTCACATGGAGGAGGATGCCGGCAAGTCCATGCACGGCGAAACGCCGGAAACGTCCGGCTCATCCCTGGTCGATCTCAACCGCGCCTGCACGCCGCTGCTCGAAATCGTCTCCGAGCCCGACATGCGCTCATCCGACGAAGCCATCGCCTATCTCAAGAAGCTGCATCAGATCGTGGTCTACCTTGGGGTGTGCGACGGCAGCATGGAGCAGGGCTCCTTTCGCTGCGACGCCAATGTCTCGGTACGGCCGCGCGGCCAGGAACGGTTCGGTACGCGCGCCGAAATCAAGAACATCAACTCCTTTCGTTTCATCAAGCAGGCCATCGAGTACGAAGTCGAACGCCAGATCGAACTCATCGAAGAGGGCGGCCAGGTGGTGCAGGAAACCCGCCTGTTCGACCCCGGCACCGGGGTGACCCGCTCCATGCGCGGCAAGGAAGAGGCCCACGACTATCGCTACTTCCCTGATCCCGATCTGGTGCCGCTGGTGGTGGATGAGGAGTGGATCGGGCGCATGCGCGCGCAGATGCCCGAGCTGCCCGAGGCGCGGCGTGCCCGCTTTGTCAGGGACTACGGTATCCCCGAATACGACGCCGAGGTGTTGACCGCCGAGCGCGCTCTGGCCGATTATTATGATGCCTGCGTCAAGTTGCACGGTGCCGCCAAGGTGTGCGCCAACTGGGTGATGGGCGAGGTGATTCGTGGCCTTAACGAGCAGGGCATCGCCATTGAGGCCTGTCCGGTGACCCCGGCGATGCTCGCCGCCATGCTCAAGCGTATCGATGACAACACCATCTCGGGCAAGATCGCCAAAACCGTTTTCGACGAGATGTGGAAGAGTGGCCGCGACGCTGATGCCATCATCGCCGAAAAGGGCCTCAAACAGGTCACCGATACCGGCGCCATCGAGGCGATCATCGACCAGATCCTCGCCGCCAATCCCGGTCAGGTCGAGGAATATCGCGGCGGCAAGGAAAAGGTGTTCGGCTTTTTCGTCGGCCAGGTGATGAAAGCCAGCAAAGGTAAGGCCAACCCGGCGGCGGTCAATGATCTGTTGAAGAAAAAACTCACCAGCTGA
- the mtnA gene encoding S-methyl-5-thioribose-1-phosphate isomerase — protein MSIKPILFENGILKMIDQRLLPTEEVWREYSDCPSVAEAITTMVVRGAPAIGVAAAFGAAFGASHIQEDNYADFFSEFEKACALLAATRPTAVNLFWALERMKGCAQIHRDLPLPELKARLFAEAQEIAVEDERLNRTLGANGAPLIADGARVLTHCNAGALATAGYGTALGVIRAAVEEGKELLVYADETRPFLQGSRLTAWELMRDRIPVTLICDNMAGYLMSKGEIDCVIVGADRIAANGDVANKIGTYTVAVLAREHQIPFYVAAPLSTIDLSIADGSGIPIEERSSREITHVGEQRLAPDAVAVRNPAFDVTPARLVSAIITERGVVTGDYSQGLKALAAKGA, from the coding sequence ATGTCCATCAAGCCCATTTTGTTTGAAAACGGCATTCTGAAAATGATTGACCAGCGCCTCCTGCCCACCGAGGAAGTCTGGCGCGAATACTCTGACTGCCCCTCGGTCGCCGAGGCCATCACCACCATGGTGGTGCGCGGCGCACCGGCCATCGGCGTGGCCGCGGCGTTTGGCGCGGCCTTCGGCGCAAGCCACATCCAGGAAGACAACTACGCAGATTTTTTCTCTGAATTTGAAAAAGCCTGCGCCCTGCTCGCCGCCACCCGTCCGACGGCGGTCAATCTCTTTTGGGCCCTGGAGCGCATGAAGGGTTGTGCGCAAATCCATCGCGACCTGCCCCTGCCTGAACTCAAGGCGCGATTGTTTGCCGAAGCGCAGGAAATTGCCGTGGAGGACGAGCGACTTAATCGCACCCTGGGTGCCAACGGTGCGCCGCTCATCGCTGATGGGGCACGGGTGTTGACCCATTGCAACGCAGGCGCTCTGGCCACGGCCGGCTACGGCACGGCTCTGGGGGTGATTCGCGCGGCGGTGGAAGAGGGCAAAGAACTGCTGGTCTATGCCGATGAAACCCGCCCCTTTTTGCAGGGTTCGCGTCTGACCGCCTGGGAGCTGATGCGGGACCGGATTCCCGTAACCCTGATCTGCGACAACATGGCCGGCTACCTGATGAGCAAGGGCGAGATTGACTGCGTCATCGTCGGCGCCGACCGGATTGCCGCCAACGGCGATGTCGCCAACAAAATCGGTACTTACACGGTGGCGGTGCTGGCGCGTGAGCACCAAATTCCCTTTTACGTGGCGGCACCTCTGTCGACCATCGATCTGAGCATTGCCGACGGCAGCGGCATCCCCATCGAAGAGCGCAGTTCGCGCGAAATCACTCATGTCGGCGAGCAGCGCCTGGCGCCGGACGCCGTTGCGGTACGCAACCCGGCCTTCGACGTCACACCGGCGCGCCTGGTGAGCGCCATCATCACCGAGCGTGGCGTGGTCACCGGCGACTATTCTCAGGGACTCAAAGCCCTGGCGGCCAAGGGTGCCTGA
- the glnE gene encoding bifunctional [glutamate--ammonia ligase]-adenylyl-L-tyrosine phosphorylase/[glutamate--ammonia-ligase] adenylyltransferase — MSGASFSEAIKACLARDEGRLATLLAERGYEDGRRSATNLVLLHETLGREALLAPLLEDALEAACADDALNHLERLANALSVEDLTAVLQDDELRRRLLRILGASPFLAGILCRDAHYFQRLLVDKDLLRSRGASEMANDLRASIADEADFDELQKGLRRYKRREILRIGGRDLCGLADLVETTAALSDLAGACLHRAYEICERLLRVEYGAPRLVSDEGGAASEPEFTVLGMGKLGGRELNFSSDIDLIYIYSSERGETAGIPDGRGGVRNRIGLHQYYVKLAEMLTRAIGQATADGFVFRVDLNLRPEGSRGEMAISQRGAEVYYESWGQSWERAALLKARPVAGSRELGERVLKDLAPFIYRRYLDYGMVEDIKTMKMKVDRNLARQREGELNLKLGRGGIREIEFFIQALQLIYAGKNSHLRERNSLKALELLRREGLIKDEDHRQLHEAYVFLRTVEHRIQVVQERQTHNLPKKEEDLRLLARRSGFADEAAFKRVLEGHRQGVQAIYRDLFFTSEEKIREEVRPEILFLFDSAAEPDLVKDLLEEKGCRNVEGAYENLLLLRDGGPRTQLTERGRRILERIAPLLLQEVVDSPEPEMALNSLVRFLGALRARSTFYSLLAENREIIRMLVNLFGTSRFLSRIFIQHPEILDVLVSRQAAVIRKNVERLRSDLQEHLARVDDYEGKLEALRRFRNEEFLRIALHDLSGKLSLAEGTEQLSLLADVCLEQAVEIARGELLPRFGIPQLRKEGEAPREAAFAILGMGKLGGHELTYHSDLDIIFLYEADGGNVPAPGTDPARFRELTNQEYFSRLAQRIISVLTLQTREGHVYKIDTRLRPSGNQGPLVTSLPAFEHYHEASAALWERQALTKARVVTGPPDFARRLEEIRTRQVYCRPVPPQLKDEIYRLRTRMETEIARERADHFNIKTGRGGMVDVEFLAQYLQLLHGGDHPELRIANTTHLLGVLNRLKILGEEDFQVLGSGYVFLRRLENKLRLVHDQSINDLSGERGYLLKLARRLGYPERPRRADQVFLEDYRRVTENIRAVFLRYLGPEANDGQI, encoded by the coding sequence GTGAGCGGCGCTTCCTTTTCCGAGGCGATCAAGGCCTGCCTGGCCCGGGATGAAGGACGGCTTGCCACGCTGCTTGCCGAACGCGGCTATGAGGACGGGCGGCGCAGTGCCACCAACCTGGTGCTTCTGCACGAAACCTTGGGGCGCGAGGCGCTGCTGGCTCCCTTGCTGGAAGATGCCCTGGAGGCAGCCTGTGCCGACGATGCCCTCAATCACCTCGAACGGCTTGCCAATGCTCTGTCCGTTGAGGATCTCACTGCCGTCCTGCAGGACGACGAGCTGCGTCGGCGTCTGCTGAGGATTCTTGGCGCCTCGCCTTTTCTCGCCGGCATCCTGTGCCGCGATGCCCACTACTTTCAACGGCTGCTGGTTGACAAGGATCTGCTACGCAGCAGGGGCGCGAGCGAAATGGCGAACGACCTGCGTGCCTCTATCGCCGACGAAGCCGACTTCGATGAGCTGCAAAAGGGGTTGCGCCGCTACAAGCGTCGCGAGATCCTGCGCATCGGGGGCCGCGATCTGTGTGGACTGGCCGATCTGGTCGAAACCACCGCAGCCCTCTCCGATCTGGCGGGCGCCTGTCTGCATCGCGCCTATGAGATCTGCGAGCGGCTGCTGCGGGTTGAGTACGGCGCGCCGCGGCTTGTGTCCGATGAGGGCGGTGCCGCCTCCGAGCCCGAATTCACGGTGCTCGGCATGGGCAAGCTGGGCGGCCGTGAGCTTAATTTTTCCTCGGATATCGATCTTATCTATATCTATTCTTCCGAGCGCGGCGAAACGGCCGGCATTCCCGACGGTCGCGGCGGTGTGCGCAACCGCATCGGCCTGCACCAGTATTACGTAAAGCTCGCCGAGATGCTCACCCGCGCCATCGGTCAGGCAACCGCCGACGGGTTTGTTTTTCGCGTCGACCTCAACCTGCGTCCCGAGGGCAGTCGCGGCGAGATGGCCATTTCCCAGCGCGGCGCCGAAGTCTATTACGAGAGCTGGGGACAGAGCTGGGAGCGCGCCGCCTTGCTCAAGGCGCGACCGGTTGCTGGTTCTCGCGAACTCGGCGAGCGTGTGCTCAAGGATCTGGCCCCTTTTATCTACCGGCGCTACCTCGATTACGGCATGGTCGAGGACATCAAGACCATGAAGATGAAGGTCGACCGCAACCTGGCGCGCCAGCGCGAAGGCGAACTCAACCTTAAACTCGGCCGCGGCGGTATTCGCGAAATCGAGTTTTTTATCCAGGCGTTGCAACTCATTTATGCCGGGAAAAATTCCCATCTGCGCGAACGCAACAGCCTCAAGGCTCTGGAGCTGCTTCGCCGCGAGGGGTTGATCAAGGACGAAGACCATCGCCAGTTGCACGAGGCTTATGTGTTTCTGCGCACGGTGGAGCACCGCATCCAGGTGGTGCAGGAACGCCAGACCCATAATCTGCCCAAAAAAGAAGAGGATTTGCGGCTGCTCGCGCGGCGCAGCGGGTTTGCCGACGAGGCCGCTTTTAAGCGGGTCCTCGAAGGCCACCGCCAGGGGGTCCAGGCCATTTACCGTGACCTGTTTTTTACCAGCGAGGAAAAAATCCGCGAGGAAGTGCGCCCCGAAATTCTGTTTCTCTTCGACTCCGCCGCCGAGCCCGATCTGGTCAAGGATCTGCTGGAGGAGAAAGGTTGCAGGAATGTCGAGGGTGCCTATGAGAACCTGCTGCTGCTGCGTGACGGGGGCCCGCGTACGCAACTCACCGAACGCGGCCGGCGCATTCTCGAGCGTATCGCACCGCTGCTGTTGCAAGAGGTCGTCGATTCGCCCGAGCCCGAGATGGCCCTCAACAGTCTGGTACGCTTTCTCGGCGCCCTGCGCGCGCGTTCGACGTTTTATTCCCTTCTGGCGGAAAACCGCGAAATCATTCGCATGCTGGTCAACCTGTTCGGCACCAGTCGGTTTCTTTCGCGCATTTTCATTCAACATCCGGAAATCCTCGATGTGCTGGTCTCGCGCCAGGCCGCGGTCATCCGCAAAAATGTGGAGCGCTTGCGCAGCGACCTGCAAGAGCACCTGGCGCGGGTCGATGACTATGAGGGCAAGCTTGAGGCGCTGCGCCGTTTTCGCAATGAAGAATTCCTGCGCATCGCCCTGCACGACCTGAGCGGCAAACTCAGTTTGGCCGAGGGTACCGAGCAGTTGTCTCTGCTGGCCGATGTTTGCCTGGAGCAGGCGGTAGAGATCGCGCGCGGTGAACTTCTGCCGCGCTTTGGTATCCCTCAGCTAAGAAAAGAGGGCGAGGCGCCACGCGAAGCCGCTTTCGCCATCCTCGGCATGGGCAAGCTTGGTGGGCATGAGCTTACCTACCATTCGGATCTCGATATAATTTTTCTTTACGAGGCGGACGGCGGCAACGTGCCCGCCCCCGGCACCGACCCCGCGCGTTTCCGTGAGCTGACCAATCAGGAATATTTCTCGCGTCTGGCGCAGCGCATCATCTCGGTTCTGACTCTGCAGACCCGCGAGGGCCATGTTTATAAGATCGATACTCGCCTGCGTCCGTCGGGCAACCAAGGCCCCCTGGTCACCAGCCTGCCCGCCTTCGAGCACTACCACGAGGCCAGCGCCGCGCTCTGGGAACGTCAGGCTCTGACCAAAGCGCGGGTGGTGACGGGTCCGCCGGATTTCGCCCGACGTCTGGAGGAAATCCGCACCCGCCAGGTTTACTGCCGGCCGGTGCCGCCGCAACTCAAGGACGAAATTTATCGCTTGCGCACCCGCATGGAGACCGAAATCGCCCGGGAGCGCGCCGATCATTTCAACATCAAGACCGGGCGCGGCGGCATGGTCGATGTGGAGTTTCTCGCCCAGTATCTGCAACTGCTTCACGGTGGCGACCATCCTGAGCTGCGTATCGCCAATACCACGCACCTGCTGGGTGTGTTGAACCGCCTGAAAATTCTTGGAGAAGAGGATTTTCAAGTTCTGGGCAGCGGCTATGTGTTTCTGCGCCGTCTTGAAAACAAGCTGCGTCTGGTGCATGATCAATCCATCAACGATCTGTCCGGCGAGCGTGGCTATCTGCTCAAGCTGGCGCGGCGCTTGGGCTATCCCGAGCGACCGCGCCGCGCCGACCAGGTGTTTCTCGAGGATTACCGAAGGGTGACGGAAAATATCCGCGCCGTTTTTCTGCGCTACCTCGGACCGGAGGCGAACGACGGCCAAATCTGA
- a CDS encoding response regulator — protein MSKPLLVIDDDPGICRFLTRALQLRGYRAESCANADEGVDRLLRGDYQLTLIDIQMPGWSGVAACRSLRAHAATRSLPVILMTAFYQDDQDLRRALEQAGASAVLLKPFTLEDLLSRIEALIGPPLDPPASAATAIDGDLAETSLPQLLHNLYSLKATGLLYLENREVHKVVYCRNGYPIFARSNLVRECLGKMLIREKLLTEEECRQSLAGMKESGRLQGTVLMEMGLLSPYLLHEALQRQVTEKLLEVFSWPDGTYRFLPARRFKQGITAIELSPAALILQGVQRHWSTLKASEFLSAYLENYPVVTANPHYRFQSLDLSDAEARLLAQCRGDLSVAALLDQHPLVRSDLEKLLAALILGRVIEPLEQPRQAVKAEEPARAAPRPSGTGTRSEILRDCRRMLAQDYFSLLGVTAETDSEGLRRAYFALAKRYHPDRFRHEHLTPDLQARVDEVFQRLRLAYETLSDPSRRRAYLDRPQGEAPSEGVETRESQNLMQAEVAFRKGQALLREGHTARALKLLQSAVAIRPDDPEYLSACAWALHRLRPEDRVQATAARDMLLRAAELNPAADVTQLRLGYLLRLEGRESEAERRFEIAVMCNPDCVPALRELRLIEMRRANERPNRGLLRRLWRRKKD, from the coding sequence ATGTCCAAACCTCTGCTGGTCATTGACGATGATCCCGGTATCTGCCGCTTTTTGACGCGTGCCCTGCAATTGCGGGGCTACAGAGCCGAGTCTTGCGCCAATGCCGATGAAGGTGTCGATCGGCTTTTGCGCGGCGACTACCAGCTGACCCTGATCGACATTCAGATGCCCGGCTGGTCTGGAGTTGCGGCCTGCCGCTCGCTGCGCGCTCACGCTGCGACGCGCTCCCTGCCGGTCATTCTTATGACCGCTTTTTATCAGGATGACCAGGATCTGCGGCGGGCCCTGGAACAGGCAGGCGCCAGCGCCGTTTTGCTCAAGCCCTTTACTTTGGAAGATCTATTATCGCGCATTGAAGCTCTCATCGGTCCGCCACTGGATCCGCCCGCTTCCGCGGCGACTGCCATCGACGGCGATCTCGCCGAGACCTCGCTGCCGCAACTGCTGCACAATCTCTATTCGCTCAAAGCCACCGGCCTGCTTTACCTCGAAAACCGCGAGGTGCATAAGGTTGTTTATTGCCGCAATGGCTATCCAATCTTCGCGCGCTCCAATCTGGTGCGCGAGTGTTTGGGCAAGATGCTGATACGGGAAAAACTTCTCACCGAGGAGGAATGCCGACAATCTCTGGCGGGCATGAAGGAATCGGGTCGTTTGCAGGGAACGGTATTGATGGAGATGGGCCTGCTTTCACCCTATCTCTTGCACGAGGCCCTGCAGCGTCAGGTCACGGAGAAGCTGCTGGAGGTTTTTTCCTGGCCGGACGGCACGTATAGGTTTTTACCGGCGCGTCGTTTCAAGCAGGGCATCACCGCTATTGAACTCTCACCCGCAGCGCTTATTCTGCAGGGCGTGCAAAGGCACTGGTCGACACTGAAAGCCTCTGAATTTCTGTCGGCCTACCTTGAAAATTACCCCGTGGTTACGGCCAATCCCCATTACCGTTTTCAGAGTCTGGACCTGAGCGATGCCGAAGCGCGTCTGCTGGCACAATGCCGGGGCGACCTGAGTGTCGCGGCTCTGCTCGATCAGCATCCGCTGGTGCGCTCTGATTTGGAAAAGCTGCTGGCGGCCCTCATTTTGGGGCGGGTGATTGAGCCCCTGGAGCAACCCCGGCAAGCAGTTAAGGCTGAGGAACCCGCGAGGGCTGCGCCCCGCCCCTCCGGCACCGGCACGCGCAGCGAGATTTTGCGGGATTGCCGGCGGATGCTGGCACAGGATTACTTCTCTCTGCTGGGAGTGACGGCGGAAACCGACAGCGAAGGTTTGCGCCGTGCATATTTTGCATTAGCCAAGCGTTATCACCCGGATCGTTTTCGTCATGAGCATCTCACCCCGGATTTGCAGGCGCGGGTAGATGAAGTTTTTCAGCGTCTGCGTTTGGCCTATGAAACACTCAGCGACCCATCACGGCGCCGCGCCTACCTTGACCGGCCGCAGGGCGAGGCGCCGAGCGAAGGGGTGGAGACGCGGGAGTCGCAAAATTTGATGCAGGCCGAGGTCGCGTTTCGCAAGGGTCAGGCGCTGCTGCGCGAGGGACACACCGCCCGGGCGCTGAAGCTTTTGCAATCGGCGGTCGCCATTCGTCCGGACGATCCGGAATACCTGAGCGCCTGCGCCTGGGCGTTGCACCGACTGCGGCCCGAGGATCGGGTGCAGGCCACCGCTGCCCGGGATATGCTGCTGCGCGCCGCCGAACTCAATCCCGCCGCGGATGTCACGCAGCTGCGTTTGGGATATTTGTTGCGCCTTGAGGGGCGGGAGAGCGAAGCTGAGCGGCGCTTCGAGATCGCGGTTATGTGCAACCCCGATTGTGTCCCTGCCTTGCGTGAATTGCGCCTTATTGAAATGCGCCGCGCAAATGAGCGCCCGAACCGCGGCCTGCTGCGGCGTTTGTGGCGGAGAAAAAAGGACTGA
- a CDS encoding PP2C family protein-serine/threonine phosphatase: MKCQCGGEFEFALARNVQQLLFPKSSPSCHWCCFGVKNHMANGVGGDFFEFLTLPDGSQSVFLGDVTGHGLHASVVMSLLYGFIHRACLKSCVPLEAVLETNEFLQSFAERSQKYDHFFSSTLFFGSIHPETLEMHYINCGHLPPMVRRGDQLFTLNSTGPPIGFFDHPDIEMRSFRFEKDDRLLLYTDGISEAVNAEGVMFGLRRLSQLLMTSDLNYLEFLDEIFAELKRFGACNPPQDDCTAIVIDFHPFMAPMSKPENLPE; the protein is encoded by the coding sequence ATGAAATGCCAATGCGGGGGTGAATTCGAGTTTGCCCTGGCGCGCAATGTCCAACAACTGCTCTTTCCGAAAAGCTCGCCCAGCTGTCACTGGTGCTGTTTTGGCGTGAAAAACCATATGGCCAACGGTGTGGGAGGCGATTTCTTCGAATTTCTCACCCTGCCTGACGGCAGCCAGTCGGTTTTTCTCGGCGATGTCACCGGCCACGGCCTGCACGCGTCGGTGGTCATGAGTCTGCTCTACGGCTTTATTCACCGCGCCTGTCTGAAAAGCTGCGTGCCCCTCGAAGCGGTGCTTGAGACCAACGAATTTCTCCAGTCATTCGCCGAGCGCTCACAGAAATATGATCACTTTTTTTCGTCCACGCTTTTTTTTGGCAGCATTCACCCCGAAACCCTGGAAATGCACTACATCAACTGCGGACACCTGCCACCCATGGTGCGCCGCGGCGACCAGTTGTTCACCTTGAATTCGACAGGACCACCCATCGGCTTTTTCGACCATCCGGACATCGAAATGCGCTCTTTTCGTTTCGAAAAAGACGATCGCCTCTTACTTTACACCGACGGCATTTCCGAGGCCGTCAACGCCGAAGGGGTGATGTTCGGCTTGCGGCGCCTAAGCCAGTTGCTGATGACCAGCGATCTCAATTACCTTGAATTTCTCGACGAAATATTCGCCGAATTAAAGCGCTTCGGCGCCTGCAACCCGCCTCAGGACGACTGCACCGCCATCGTCATCGACTTTCATCCCTTCATGGCACCGATGTCAAAACCCGAGAACTTGCCCGAATAG
- the ttcA gene encoding tRNA 2-thiocytidine(32) synthetase TtcA has translation MPYSEDNLFRRIRKLAGRAIGDFNLIEEGDRIAVGVSGGKDSYTLLHVLESLRRKAPIRFDLVAVNVDAGYPGYRKEVVEEHLRARGFVYRMQSTDSYAIIEEKRRPGSSYCSFCARLRRGVLYTLADELGCNKIALGHHLDDFIETLLLNQFYVGTLAAMSPKLAADNGRHTVIRPLLYVEEQDIISFTRANQLPIICCACPVCGVVDQKRKRMKRLIRDLAAEIPHIRSSMIGALSNVHPGHLLDKKLQNF, from the coding sequence GTGCCTTACAGCGAAGACAACCTGTTTCGCCGCATCCGCAAACTGGCCGGCCGCGCCATCGGCGATTTCAATCTCATCGAAGAGGGGGATCGCATCGCCGTGGGCGTTTCCGGCGGTAAGGATTCCTACACCCTGCTGCATGTGCTTGAATCCTTGCGCCGCAAGGCGCCCATCCGCTTCGATCTGGTCGCTGTCAACGTTGACGCCGGGTATCCCGGCTACCGCAAGGAGGTGGTCGAGGAACACCTGCGCGCCCGCGGCTTTGTCTATCGCATGCAAAGCACCGACAGCTACGCCATCATCGAGGAAAAACGCCGCCCCGGTTCCTCCTACTGTTCCTTCTGTGCGCGCCTGCGCCGCGGAGTCCTCTACACCCTGGCCGATGAACTCGGCTGCAACAAGATCGCCCTGGGGCACCACCTCGACGACTTCATTGAAACCCTGCTCCTCAACCAGTTCTACGTCGGCACCCTGGCCGCCATGAGCCCCAAACTTGCAGCGGACAACGGCAGGCATACCGTGATTCGGCCCCTGCTCTACGTGGAAGAGCAGGACATCATCAGCTTTACGCGGGCCAATCAACTGCCCATCATCTGCTGTGCCTGTCCAGTTTGCGGAGTGGTGGATCAGAAGCGCAAACGCATGAAGCGGCTGATTCGCGACCTGGCGGCGGAAATTCCGCACATACGCAGCAGCATGATCGGCGCGCTGAGCAATGTGCATCCCGGACACCTACTGGACAAAAAACTGCAGAATTTTTAA
- a CDS encoding FKBP-type peptidyl-prolyl cis-trans isomerase, translating to MIRADQGDIVKVHYTGRLNDGTVFDASPADRPLHFIVGRKEVIPGFEEAVIGMYQGGKKTVTVNPEQAYGPHRTELVEEMKRSLLPADLALEPGRQLEVDPNEGEKFVVLVKEVSDETVTLDANHPLAGRELIFDIELLEVKKSENKKAAH from the coding sequence ATGATTCGAGCAGATCAGGGAGATATCGTCAAAGTTCACTATACCGGACGTCTCAATGACGGCACGGTTTTCGACGCCTCGCCGGCGGATCGGCCACTGCACTTCATCGTCGGCCGCAAGGAGGTGATCCCCGGTTTCGAAGAGGCGGTCATCGGCATGTATCAGGGCGGCAAAAAGACCGTAACCGTCAATCCGGAGCAGGCTTACGGACCCCATCGCACTGAACTGGTGGAAGAAATGAAACGCAGTCTGCTGCCTGCGGACTTGGCTCTGGAACCCGGTCGTCAGTTGGAAGTTGATCCGAATGAAGGGGAAAAGTTCGTGGTTTTGGTCAAAGAGGTGAGCGATGAGACCGTGACCCTGGATGCGAACCATCCTTTGGCTGGCCGCGAGCTTATCTTCGACATCGAGCTGCTTGAAGTCAAAAAAAGCGAGAATAAAAAGGCGGCTCATTGA